A single window of Solanum dulcamara chromosome 5, daSolDulc1.2, whole genome shotgun sequence DNA harbors:
- the LOC129890798 gene encoding organic cation/carnitine transporter 3-like, with amino-acid sequence MEGTLSLDFSICIVYCMLLQSCVYESPGWLLSKVKVREASAILNTFIASHFKNQSLNLDHKKLNFTTNGSDPPLIKILLKKKWILGQLSLALAVGFGIGLMYYGMPLGLGNGNFSLNLYLSTGLNALLELPSFLIVFFLVEKCKRRSTLVGLGILSGVCGIVMHDELFPTSIRNATVSIVWQAVVLGGVVSPVLVDAGGDSKYKILPYMVLGIMTSITGCLAIFLPETKGLEICKNIERQEKEGINEPPYV; translated from the exons ATGGAGGGTACTTTATCTTTGGACTTCTCTATCTGTATAGTTTATTGTATGTTGCTGCAATCTTGTGTTTATGAGTCACCAGGATGGCTTCTTTCAAAAGTGAAAGTTAGAGAGGCTTCTGCAATCCTCAACACATTCATTGCATCTCATTTCAAGAACCAAAGTTTGAATCTTGATCACAAGAAGTTGAATTTTACCACCAATGGTTCTGATCCACCTCTGATCAAGATTTTGTTGAAGAAAAAATGGATTCTTGGACAGTTATCACTAGCTCTGGCAGTTGGTTTTGGCATTGGATTGATGTACTATGGCATGCCATTAGGACTTGGAAATGGCAATTTTAGCTTAAATCTCTACTTGAGTACAGGGCTTAACGCGTTACTAGAGTTACCATCATTCTTAATAGTCTTTTTCTTGGTAGAAAAATGCAAGAGAAGAAGCACACTAGTTGGACTAGGTATTTTATCTGGTGTTTGTGGCATTGTTATGCATGATG AGTTGTTCCCTACTAGCATAAGGAATGCAACAGTGTCAATTGTCTGGCAGGCTGTGGTGCTCGGAGGCGTGGTGAGTCCGGTTTTGGTTGATGCAGGAGGAGATAGTAAATACAAGATTTTACCTTACATGGTTCTTGGAATTATGACATCAATTACAGGATGTTTGGCCATTTTTCTGCCAGAAACAAAGGGATTGGAGATTTGTAAGAACATAGAAAGGCAAGAAAAAGAAGGTATTAATGAACCACCTTATGTATAG